The following proteins are encoded in a genomic region of Planococcus lenghuensis:
- the cmk gene encoding (d)CMP kinase, with protein MRTMQIAIDGPAAAGKSTVAKIVAEQLGFIYIDTGAMYRAATLKALTAGADLTDGEALSALLKNVDIRLEPGEQGQRVYLDGQDVTEEIRTDQVTKSVSEVAAHREIREQMVQLQKELAEGRGVVMDGRDIGTRVLQDAGLKVYMIASAEERAQRRFEENRTRGIRTPLDVLKMEIEKRDRMDSERKESPLVQAQDAVLIDTTSLTVPEVASRIIGLAKERLN; from the coding sequence ATGAGAACAATGCAAATTGCGATTGACGGACCAGCCGCTGCCGGAAAAAGTACGGTAGCGAAAATTGTGGCCGAACAGCTGGGATTCATATACATAGATACAGGTGCAATGTATCGGGCAGCTACCTTAAAAGCATTGACGGCCGGAGCTGATCTCACAGACGGGGAGGCGCTGTCAGCACTGCTGAAAAATGTGGATATCCGGCTTGAACCCGGTGAACAGGGGCAGCGCGTCTACCTCGATGGACAGGATGTGACTGAAGAAATCCGCACTGACCAAGTGACAAAATCCGTCTCGGAAGTGGCTGCACACCGGGAAATCCGGGAACAAATGGTCCAGCTGCAGAAAGAGCTCGCAGAAGGGCGGGGCGTGGTCATGGACGGGCGGGATATCGGCACCCGTGTACTGCAGGATGCCGGACTGAAAGTTTACATGATCGCTTCTGCTGAAGAACGGGCGCAGCGACGATTTGAGGAAAATCGGACGCGCGGCATCCGGACGCCGCTTGATGTGCTGAAGATGGAAATTGAAAAGCGGGACCGGATGGACTCGGAGCGGAAAGAATCCCCTCTCGTTCAGGCACAAGATGCCGTGTTGATCGATACGACATCCCTGACAGTGCCGGAAGTGGCATCCCGAATTATCGGACTGGCGAAAGAGAGGCTGAACTAG
- the aroC gene encoding chorismate synthase, protein MRYLTAGESHGPQLTAIIEGLPAQLPLTAEMINRELKRRQGGHGRGRRMQIEKDTVDIAGGVRHGETLGSPVALVVHNDDWKHWTNIMGIEPVEGDEEVKRQIARPRPGHADLNGGIKYGHRDLRNVLERSSARETTVRVAVGAVAKQVLAELGISIVAHVTEIGGIQADVQKAHGKTAAELRKIIENDPVYCADPEASAKMTALIDETKKKGDSIGGTVEVIVEGMPAGIGSYVHYDRKLDAKIAQAVMSINAFKGVEFGLGFEMARRPGSQVHDEILWSEEDGYTRRTNNLGGFEGGMTTGMPIIVRGVMKPIPTLYKPLESVDIETKEPFKASIERSDSCAVPAASVVAEHVVAWEVANALLEQFDADQLPRLQKNVADYRAYTKGF, encoded by the coding sequence ATGCGATACCTTACAGCAGGAGAATCACACGGACCACAGCTAACGGCCATTATCGAAGGATTACCGGCCCAGCTGCCATTGACAGCAGAAATGATCAACCGGGAATTGAAACGCCGGCAAGGCGGCCATGGCCGCGGCAGACGGATGCAGATTGAGAAAGATACAGTAGATATTGCAGGCGGTGTCCGGCATGGGGAAACCCTTGGCTCACCGGTGGCGCTCGTCGTCCATAATGATGACTGGAAGCACTGGACAAACATCATGGGGATTGAACCGGTCGAAGGTGATGAAGAAGTGAAGCGGCAGATTGCCCGGCCACGTCCAGGCCACGCCGATTTGAACGGCGGCATCAAATACGGCCACCGCGATTTGCGAAATGTGCTTGAGCGGTCCTCTGCGCGGGAGACAACCGTGCGCGTAGCGGTCGGTGCTGTTGCCAAACAAGTGCTGGCAGAACTCGGTATCTCAATTGTCGCGCATGTGACAGAAATCGGTGGCATTCAGGCGGACGTGCAGAAAGCGCATGGCAAGACCGCTGCTGAACTGCGGAAGATCATCGAAAATGATCCGGTATATTGTGCAGATCCGGAAGCGTCAGCGAAAATGACTGCATTGATCGATGAAACGAAAAAGAAAGGCGATTCAATCGGTGGCACCGTCGAAGTGATCGTTGAAGGTATGCCGGCAGGGATTGGAAGTTATGTTCACTATGACCGGAAGCTTGACGCGAAAATTGCACAGGCTGTCATGAGCATCAATGCCTTCAAGGGTGTGGAATTCGGACTTGGTTTTGAAATGGCCAGACGGCCGGGCAGTCAGGTCCATGATGAAATTCTTTGGTCTGAGGAAGATGGCTACACGCGCAGAACCAATAATCTTGGCGGATTTGAAGGCGGCATGACGACCGGGATGCCGATCATCGTCCGGGGCGTCATGAAGCCGATCCCGACGCTTTATAAACCGCTTGAAAGTGTGGATATCGAAACGAAAGAACCGTTCAAAGCAAGCATTGAACGCTCAGACAGCTGCGCTGTACCAGCTGCTTCAGTCGTGGCGGAACACGTTGTCGCTTGGGAAGTGGCCAATGCGCTGCTCGAGCAGTTTGATGCGGATCAGCTGCCACGCCTGCAAAAAAATGTGGCTGATTACCGGGCGTACACGAAGGGGTTCTGA
- a CDS encoding heptaprenyl diphosphate synthase component 1, with translation MNEQQIDEKITLEQVRIMELVHHRTLEKFTAGPAVKRTRLFFLLLPYLNGEYWSSETEASSKTVSIVQAALDAHEHVEENGAANLEQQLTVLAGDYYSGVYYQVLARLKNIDLVRQLSSAIAEISENKASLYESLPWRPTDIEIAVGEIEAGLIRTFYEFYSYGSYERLAIRALSLLRYESELELLKSGGRSPLLNVLAKATGSMLTAEQWLHEKVNTLYSEVVHLAKQQPLQKELESFLLNRVLPHRKMEQLIREG, from the coding sequence ATGAATGAACAGCAAATAGATGAAAAAATCACATTGGAACAAGTCCGCATCATGGAACTTGTTCATCATCGGACACTCGAGAAGTTCACGGCAGGTCCTGCAGTGAAACGGACTCGGCTGTTCTTTTTGCTGCTTCCCTACTTAAACGGGGAATACTGGTCTTCCGAGACGGAAGCATCATCAAAAACGGTATCGATTGTCCAGGCTGCACTCGACGCGCATGAACATGTAGAGGAAAACGGAGCAGCCAACCTCGAACAGCAGCTGACGGTACTGGCAGGCGATTACTATAGCGGCGTGTATTATCAAGTGCTGGCCCGTCTGAAAAATATCGATTTGGTCCGGCAGCTGTCAAGCGCAATTGCAGAAATCAGCGAAAACAAGGCTTCTTTATATGAGAGCCTTCCATGGCGGCCGACAGACATCGAAATCGCGGTTGGAGAAATCGAAGCTGGCCTGATCCGGACCTTTTATGAGTTTTATAGCTACGGATCCTATGAACGGTTGGCAATCCGTGCCCTCAGCCTGCTGCGATATGAAAGCGAACTCGAGTTGCTAAAGTCCGGTGGCAGAAGCCCTCTTCTGAACGTATTGGCCAAGGCGACAGGCAGTATGCTGACAGCTGAACAATGGCTGCACGAGAAGGTGAATACGCTCTATAGCGAAGTGGTTCATCTGGCCAAGCAGCAGCCGCTCCAGAAGGAGCTGGAAAGCTTTCTGCTCAACCGCGTGCTGCCGCACCGTAAAATGGAGCAATTGATACGCGAAGGGTGA
- a CDS encoding lysophospholipid acyltransferase family protein, whose translation MEFYHFARGVVASIVKPLYRLDIRGTEHFPKDAGVLVCANHTHNFDPLALGVATPRPVNFMAKAELFAAPVLKGLLPKVNAFPVKRGLSDREAMRTALRLLKSGEVVGMFPEGTRSKDGKLGKGLAGAGFFALRGDADVVPCAIIGQYKPLRRVKVIFGQPLAMAPFRERKASAEEVTAAIMQEIQRILDENENSKG comes from the coding sequence ATGGAATTCTATCATTTCGCCAGAGGAGTCGTCGCTTCTATCGTTAAGCCGCTTTACCGGTTGGATATCCGGGGAACGGAGCATTTTCCAAAGGATGCCGGTGTATTGGTATGTGCGAATCATACGCATAATTTTGATCCGCTGGCGCTGGGAGTCGCTACGCCGCGCCCGGTTAATTTTATGGCAAAAGCAGAGCTGTTTGCGGCTCCGGTACTAAAGGGGCTGCTGCCGAAAGTGAATGCATTTCCGGTGAAACGGGGGCTGAGTGACCGGGAGGCGATGCGGACGGCACTCCGGCTGCTGAAAAGCGGAGAAGTCGTCGGCATGTTCCCTGAAGGTACGCGAAGCAAGGATGGGAAACTCGGAAAAGGGCTTGCGGGCGCTGGTTTTTTTGCGCTTCGCGGAGATGCGGATGTAGTTCCATGTGCGATTATCGGGCAGTATAAGCCGTTGCGCCGGGTGAAAGTTATTTTTGGCCAGCCGCTCGCCATGGCGCCGTTCCGGGAACGCAAAGCATCTGCCGAAGAAGTCACAGCAGCGATTATGCAGGAGATTCAAAGAATTTTGGATGAAAATGAGAATTCTAAGGGATAA
- the mtrB gene encoding trp RNA-binding attenuation protein MtrB yields the protein MAQSEYIVIKAAEDGVNVIGLTRGTDTKFHHSEKLDRGEVMIAQFTEHTSAMKIRGKAEIHTAYGLIESEGKK from the coding sequence ATGGCACAGAGTGAATATATTGTGATAAAAGCTGCAGAAGACGGCGTAAACGTCATCGGGCTGACCCGGGGAACGGATACAAAATTCCATCATTCCGAAAAACTGGACAGAGGCGAAGTAATGATCGCGCAATTCACGGAACACACATCAGCTATGAAAATCCGGGGAAAAGCGGAGATTCATACAGCTTACGGTCTCATCGAAAGCGAAGGTAAAAAATGA
- the folE gene encoding GTP cyclohydrolase I FolE: MKTVSGMDLKKIEQAVSMILEAVGEDPAREGLLDTPKRVAKMYEEIFSGLQEDPRDYFRTVFHEEHEELVLVKDIPFYSMCEHHLVPFFGKAHIAYIPQNGTVAGLSKLARAVESIAKRPQLQERITTTIADAVMDTLGAKGVYVMVEAEHMCMTMRGVKKPGSKTVTAAARGVLEEDAIKRSEVISYIQMN; the protein is encoded by the coding sequence ATGAAGACTGTGTCAGGAATGGATTTAAAGAAAATAGAGCAAGCCGTTTCTATGATTCTGGAGGCAGTCGGTGAAGATCCGGCCCGTGAAGGATTGCTGGATACCCCCAAACGGGTGGCAAAGATGTATGAGGAGATTTTTTCCGGTCTTCAGGAAGATCCACGCGATTATTTCAGAACCGTCTTTCATGAAGAACATGAAGAGTTAGTGCTGGTTAAAGATATCCCTTTTTATTCGATGTGCGAGCATCATCTGGTGCCGTTTTTCGGGAAAGCGCATATTGCCTATATTCCCCAAAACGGCACAGTGGCTGGACTGAGCAAATTGGCAAGGGCTGTTGAAAGCATTGCAAAGCGCCCGCAACTGCAGGAGCGGATTACGACCACCATTGCTGACGCTGTGATGGATACGCTTGGGGCCAAAGGTGTGTATGTAATGGTCGAAGCGGAACATATGTGCATGACCATGCGCGGTGTGAAAAAACCGGGAAGCAAAACAGTGACTGCTGCAGCCCGCGGTGTACTCGAAGAAGATGCAATCAAACGGTCAGAAGTGATCTCTTACATTCAAATGAACTGA
- the ndk gene encoding nucleoside-diphosphate kinase, with protein sequence MEKTFLMVKPDGVQRNAVGEIVGRFEQKGYKLAGAKLMQISQELAEQHYGEHKERPFFGELVEFITSGPVFAMVWEGENVIATARQMMGATNPKDAAPGTIRGDFAVTVGKNMIHGSDSPESAEREIGLFFKEEELVSYEKTIGSWID encoded by the coding sequence ATGGAAAAAACATTTTTGATGGTTAAGCCGGACGGTGTCCAGCGCAACGCAGTCGGCGAAATCGTCGGCCGTTTCGAACAAAAAGGCTATAAGCTTGCAGGAGCTAAGCTCATGCAGATTTCACAGGAATTAGCGGAACAGCATTATGGAGAACATAAAGAACGCCCATTCTTTGGCGAGCTTGTTGAGTTCATCACGTCGGGCCCCGTTTTCGCAATGGTATGGGAAGGTGAGAATGTGATTGCAACTGCCCGTCAGATGATGGGGGCAACGAATCCGAAAGATGCAGCTCCTGGCACAATCCGCGGCGACTTCGCTGTAACTGTCGGAAAAAACATGATTCATGGTTCAGATTCTCCTGAAAGCGCAGAGCGTGAAATTGGCTTGTTCTTCAAAGAAGAAGAGCTTGTATCCTACGAAAAGACGATCGGAAGCTGGATCGACTAA
- the hepT gene encoding heptaprenyl diphosphate synthase component II: protein MEKVKLRILYSDLRPELEIIEKELEQAVQSSSHLLNDASLHLLQAGGKRIRPVFVLLAAKFGDYDAATVRNVAVPLELIHMASLVHDDVIDDSEVRRGEPTVKAQWNNRVAMYTGDFMFARALEHAAAVRNPVLHEVLAKAIIEVCRGEIIQIEDKSQLDQNLRSYLRRIKRKTALLISSSCELGGLAAGADPATVAHLRRFGYFIGMSFQIIDDVLDFTASDAELGKPAGSDFLQGNITLPILFARDDEKLQALLQRTLGEELTDRQRLDVVEEVRESAGIRRSKELSDRYLQKALRELAALPDIPSKKALRDLAFFIGKRKF from the coding sequence GTGGAAAAAGTGAAGCTGAGAATCCTTTATTCCGATCTCAGACCGGAACTTGAGATCATCGAAAAAGAATTAGAACAGGCAGTCCAGTCATCCTCCCACTTATTAAACGATGCTTCTCTTCACCTGCTGCAGGCCGGAGGGAAACGTATCCGCCCTGTTTTTGTGCTGCTTGCCGCCAAATTTGGCGATTACGATGCGGCAACGGTCCGAAATGTGGCGGTGCCACTTGAACTGATCCATATGGCGTCACTCGTCCATGATGATGTGATAGATGATTCGGAAGTGCGGCGCGGGGAGCCGACGGTTAAAGCCCAGTGGAATAATCGGGTTGCAATGTACACCGGAGATTTCATGTTCGCCCGGGCGCTGGAACATGCGGCCGCTGTCCGGAACCCGGTACTCCATGAAGTGCTGGCAAAAGCGATCATTGAAGTATGCCGGGGAGAAATCATTCAGATCGAGGATAAGAGTCAGCTGGATCAGAATTTGCGGAGCTACCTGCGGCGCATTAAGCGGAAAACGGCGCTGCTCATTTCATCGAGCTGCGAACTTGGCGGGCTGGCCGCCGGAGCAGATCCGGCGACAGTAGCTCATCTTCGCCGGTTCGGTTATTTCATCGGCATGTCTTTTCAGATCATTGATGATGTGCTGGATTTCACGGCTTCTGACGCAGAGCTCGGCAAACCGGCTGGCAGCGATTTTCTGCAAGGCAATATCACATTGCCGATTTTGTTTGCCCGGGACGATGAGAAACTGCAGGCATTGCTTCAGCGGACGCTGGGAGAAGAATTGACCGACCGGCAGCGGCTTGATGTAGTGGAGGAAGTGCGGGAGAGTGCCGGCATTCGGCGCTCAAAAGAGCTGAGTGACCGCTATTTACAGAAGGCGCTTCGGGAATTGGCGGCCCTGCCCGATATTCCGTCAAAGAAAGCGCTTCGTGATCTTGCATTTTTCATCGGCAAGCGGAAGTTCTAG
- a CDS encoding HU family DNA-binding protein translates to MNKTELVNSVAEAAGISRKDAASAVDATFDTIQNALTEGDKVSLIGFGNFEVRERAARKGRNPQTGEEIEIAASKIPAFKPGKALKDAVK, encoded by the coding sequence ATGAACAAAACAGAATTGGTGAACTCTGTTGCAGAAGCGGCAGGCATCTCCCGTAAAGATGCAGCAAGTGCAGTCGATGCAACATTCGATACAATCCAGAATGCACTGACAGAGGGTGATAAAGTTTCCCTGATTGGTTTCGGGAACTTTGAAGTCCGTGAACGGGCAGCCCGTAAAGGACGCAACCCGCAAACAGGTGAGGAAATCGAAATCGCAGCCAGCAAAATTCCTGCATTCAAACCAGGAAAAGCGCTGAAAGACGCGGTAAAATAA
- a CDS encoding DUF2768 domain-containing protein yields the protein MTSLDKMWIAFIGMGFLMLSMGLIYLSRYKINNGVLKFVTALTAYGLLIIGCILSAFIVFSGPTGN from the coding sequence ATGACCTCTCTCGATAAAATGTGGATTGCCTTCATCGGAATGGGATTTCTGATGCTTTCCATGGGACTGATCTATCTCAGCAGATACAAAATTAATAATGGTGTACTGAAGTTCGTTACGGCACTGACTGCGTATGGTCTGCTTATCATTGGCTGCATCCTGTCGGCGTTCATCGTATTCAGTGGACCGACCGGCAATTAA
- a CDS encoding demethylmenaquinone methyltransferase, which translates to MQKTKEQRVHEVFEKISGNYDQMNSVISFQQHVRWRKDAMEKMQVPEGAAALDVCCGTADWTIALAEAAGPAGRVVGLDFSRNMLNVGVEKTKDMPQVELVHGNAMQLPFPDNSFDFVTIGFGLRNVPDYRQALAEMHRVLRPGGMIACLETSQPESRLFRPVFRLYFRFIMPAFGKLFAKSYKEYSWLQESAKAFPDMKGLARLFASVGFQEIKYKPYSGGAAALHIGFKNPI; encoded by the coding sequence ATGCAAAAGACGAAAGAACAACGTGTGCACGAAGTGTTTGAAAAAATATCAGGGAATTATGACCAGATGAACTCAGTCATCTCTTTCCAGCAGCATGTGCGCTGGCGAAAAGATGCAATGGAAAAAATGCAGGTTCCCGAAGGTGCCGCTGCGCTGGATGTTTGCTGCGGAACCGCGGACTGGACCATTGCGCTTGCAGAAGCAGCCGGGCCGGCTGGCCGGGTGGTCGGTTTGGATTTCAGCCGGAACATGCTGAATGTCGGCGTTGAGAAGACGAAAGACATGCCGCAAGTTGAACTTGTTCATGGAAATGCCATGCAATTGCCATTTCCGGACAATTCATTTGATTTCGTTACCATCGGCTTCGGGCTGCGCAATGTCCCGGATTACAGGCAAGCGCTTGCAGAAATGCACCGGGTGCTGAGACCCGGGGGGATGATTGCGTGTCTTGAGACCAGCCAGCCTGAGAGCCGGCTGTTCAGACCCGTATTCCGTCTTTATTTCCGCTTTATTATGCCGGCATTCGGCAAGCTGTTCGCCAAAAGCTACAAAGAATATTCATGGCTTCAGGAATCGGCGAAGGCTTTTCCGGATATGAAAGGTCTGGCCCGGCTGTTTGCTTCGGTCGGCTTTCAGGAAATCAAGTATAAGCCATACAGCGGAGGGGCAGCAGCTCTTCATATCGGATTCAAAAATCCAATTTAG
- the rpsA gene encoding 30S ribosomal protein S1 produces MSEEMNMMENRDFQVGDRVTGTVVKVEDKAVTVTIDGAPFDGVVPISELSSLHIEKASDSVQEGDQLELLITKVEDENFVLSKRKVDAEQAWTDLEAKFESGEIIEAEVKDVVKGGLVVDLGVRGFVPASLVEDYFVESFDDYKGRTLTFKIVEMEKENNRLILSHRAVVETEKEAHKTEVLENIHAGDVLTGKVQRIASFGAFVDLGGVDGLVHISQLSYEHVEKVSDVVKEGQEVRVKVLSVDRDAERISLSIKETLPGPWDNIEERMPKGSVRRGTVKRLVSYGAFVEVLPGVEGLVHISQIAHKHIGTPQEVLTEGQEVEVKVLDANEQDKRLSLSIKELQDRNAEPDNQDYEMPEESSGFSISDVIGDKLKGFRSE; encoded by the coding sequence ATGTCAGAGGAAATGAACATGATGGAAAACCGTGACTTTCAAGTGGGAGACCGGGTCACAGGAACAGTTGTCAAAGTGGAAGATAAAGCTGTAACTGTCACAATCGACGGAGCGCCGTTTGATGGCGTCGTGCCGATCAGCGAACTGTCCAGTCTCCACATCGAAAAAGCATCAGATTCAGTCCAGGAAGGCGATCAGCTGGAACTACTCATTACGAAAGTGGAAGATGAGAATTTCGTTCTTTCAAAACGGAAAGTGGATGCCGAACAGGCATGGACTGACCTGGAAGCGAAATTCGAATCCGGTGAAATCATCGAAGCGGAAGTGAAAGATGTCGTTAAAGGCGGACTGGTCGTCGATCTGGGCGTGCGCGGATTCGTGCCGGCATCGCTGGTTGAAGACTATTTTGTCGAATCATTCGATGATTATAAGGGCCGGACGCTCACGTTTAAAATCGTGGAGATGGAAAAGGAGAACAACCGCCTGATTCTGTCTCACCGGGCTGTTGTGGAAACAGAAAAAGAAGCGCATAAGACGGAAGTGCTGGAAAATATCCATGCCGGGGATGTGCTGACCGGTAAAGTGCAACGGATCGCTTCATTTGGTGCATTCGTCGATCTTGGCGGCGTGGACGGACTTGTCCATATTTCCCAGCTGTCGTACGAGCATGTTGAAAAAGTATCAGACGTTGTGAAGGAAGGCCAGGAAGTACGGGTTAAAGTATTATCCGTCGACCGCGATGCCGAGCGCATTTCCTTGTCCATCAAGGAAACGCTGCCAGGGCCATGGGACAACATCGAAGAGAGAATGCCGAAAGGTTCTGTGCGCAGAGGCACCGTTAAACGGCTTGTCAGCTACGGCGCGTTCGTCGAAGTGCTTCCGGGTGTGGAAGGCCTCGTGCACATTTCCCAGATTGCACATAAGCACATCGGTACACCGCAGGAAGTGCTGACAGAAGGTCAGGAAGTGGAAGTGAAAGTACTTGACGCCAACGAACAGGACAAGCGCCTGTCGCTCAGCATCAAGGAACTTCAAGACCGCAATGCAGAGCCGGATAACCAGGATTATGAAATGCCGGAAGAATCATCCGGCTTCTCCATCAGCGATGTAATCGGTGATAAGCTTAAAGGATTCCGTTCAGAATAA
- the der gene encoding ribosome biogenesis GTPase Der: MSKPTVAIVGRPNVGKSTIFNRIVGDRVSIVEDEPGVTRDRIYSSAEWLAHEFNLIDTGGIDLSDEPFLEQIRQQAEIAMDEADVIIFLVNGREGVTVQDEQVAKILYRTNKPVVLAVNKIDNPDMREMIYDFYSLGFGEPFPISGSHGLGLGDLLDEAARHFPDKPEEDYEEDVIKFSLIGRPNVGKSSLVNVLLGEERVIVSDIAGTTRDAIDTEYEYNDQEYVIIDTAGMRKRGKVYEATEKYSVLRALRAIERSDVVLVVLNGEEGIQEQDKKIAGYAHEAGKGVIIVVNKWDAVEKDEKTMNEKTKEIRAHFLFLDYAPILFVSAKTKQRVHNLLEIINRVSENHSLRIQSSILNEVIADAVAMNPAPSDKGRRLRIYYMTQVAVKPPTFVVFVNEPELMHFSYERFLQNRIRETFDFEGTPIRLIIRARA; the protein is encoded by the coding sequence ATGTCAAAACCGACAGTCGCAATCGTCGGCAGGCCAAATGTAGGCAAATCAACAATTTTCAATCGAATCGTAGGGGACCGGGTTTCCATCGTCGAAGATGAGCCGGGAGTTACCCGCGATCGTATATACAGTTCAGCAGAATGGCTGGCACATGAATTCAACCTGATTGATACAGGCGGAATCGATTTGAGCGATGAACCGTTTCTTGAGCAGATCCGCCAGCAGGCGGAAATCGCCATGGACGAAGCCGATGTCATCATTTTCCTCGTCAACGGCCGGGAAGGCGTAACGGTGCAGGATGAGCAGGTGGCGAAAATTCTGTACCGCACGAATAAGCCGGTTGTGCTGGCTGTCAATAAAATCGATAATCCCGACATGCGGGAAATGATTTATGATTTCTATTCGCTTGGCTTCGGAGAACCGTTCCCGATTTCAGGTTCCCATGGGCTTGGGCTCGGCGACCTGCTGGATGAAGCAGCCCGTCACTTCCCGGACAAGCCGGAGGAGGACTATGAGGAGGACGTCATCAAATTTTCATTGATCGGCCGCCCGAACGTCGGGAAATCCTCACTCGTCAATGTGTTGCTCGGGGAAGAGCGGGTCATCGTCAGTGATATTGCCGGCACGACACGCGATGCCATCGATACCGAGTACGAATACAATGACCAGGAATATGTGATCATTGACACTGCCGGCATGCGCAAACGCGGGAAAGTTTACGAAGCGACCGAGAAATACAGCGTGCTCCGCGCACTCCGGGCGATTGAACGTTCCGATGTTGTGTTGGTTGTGCTGAACGGTGAAGAAGGCATCCAGGAGCAGGACAAGAAAATCGCCGGTTATGCGCATGAAGCCGGCAAAGGTGTCATCATCGTCGTCAACAAATGGGATGCCGTCGAGAAAGACGAAAAAACAATGAACGAAAAAACCAAGGAAATCCGGGCTCATTTTCTGTTTCTGGATTATGCGCCAATTTTATTCGTTTCAGCGAAAACAAAGCAGCGCGTGCACAATTTGCTGGAAATCATCAATCGGGTAAGCGAGAATCACTCGCTCCGCATCCAGTCCAGCATCCTGAATGAAGTGATTGCGGATGCTGTGGCGATGAACCCGGCACCGAGTGATAAAGGACGCCGCCTACGGATTTACTATATGACCCAAGTGGCGGTAAAGCCGCCGACATTCGTCGTGTTTGTCAATGAACCGGAACTCATGCATTTTTCATACGAACGATTTTTGCAGAACAGGATCCGGGAAACGTTCGATTTTGAAGGTACACCAATCCGGCTGATTATCCGGGCAAGAGCGTAA
- a CDS encoding NAD(P)H-dependent glycerol-3-phosphate dehydrogenase has protein sequence MEKVTVFGAGSWGTALAYVLTLNGHDVLLWTHRADQADELNSGTNERYLPGFRLPGTLKATSDLQHAIRHSETFVIAVPSKAIREVCAEISGGMDKSALFIHVSKGIEPDTHKRISEMIREEVGTEQLKAIVVLSGPSHAEEVAKEHPTTITAASEDKEAAKRVQDLFMNQFLRVYTNTDVVGVEIGGALKNIIALAAGLTDGLGYGDNAKAALITRGLAEIARLGVKLGATPLTFSGLSGVGDLIVTCTSPHSRNWRAGNMLGKGKTVEEVEASMGMVVEGIRTTKAAYQLSQKVGVPMPITAALYSVLFEQVPVEKAAEGLMDRVKKDEMEDMIDLL, from the coding sequence ATGGAAAAAGTCACAGTATTTGGAGCTGGCAGCTGGGGAACGGCGCTGGCTTACGTGCTGACGCTGAACGGGCATGATGTGCTCTTATGGACGCATCGTGCCGACCAGGCTGATGAACTGAACAGCGGAACAAACGAAAGATACCTGCCGGGTTTCCGGCTGCCGGGAACGCTGAAAGCAACAAGTGATTTACAGCATGCGATCCGGCATTCAGAAACCTTCGTTATTGCGGTGCCATCGAAAGCCATCCGGGAAGTGTGTGCAGAAATCAGCGGCGGGATGGATAAGTCTGCGTTGTTCATCCACGTTTCCAAGGGTATTGAGCCGGATACCCACAAGCGCATCAGTGAAATGATTCGGGAAGAAGTCGGAACTGAGCAGCTGAAAGCGATTGTCGTGCTGTCTGGACCGAGCCATGCAGAAGAAGTGGCCAAAGAGCATCCGACGACCATTACGGCCGCCTCAGAGGACAAGGAAGCAGCAAAGCGCGTGCAGGACCTGTTCATGAACCAGTTCCTGCGGGTCTACACGAACACCGATGTCGTAGGAGTGGAGATTGGCGGAGCGTTAAAGAACATCATTGCGCTTGCAGCCGGACTGACGGACGGACTCGGCTATGGAGATAACGCGAAAGCGGCCCTGATCACGCGGGGGCTTGCGGAAATTGCCCGGCTCGGCGTGAAACTAGGCGCCACGCCGTTAACGTTCTCAGGGCTTTCCGGTGTCGGTGACTTGATCGTCACTTGCACAAGCCCGCATTCCCGGAACTGGCGGGCAGGCAATATGCTCGGCAAAGGCAAAACCGTGGAGGAAGTCGAAGCATCGATGGGCATGGTTGTCGAAGGAATCCGGACGACGAAAGCCGCTTATCAGCTGTCGCAGAAAGTCGGCGTGCCAATGCCGATCACAGCAGCGCTCTACTCGGTGCTGTTTGAACAGGTGCCCGTGGAGAAAGCGGCGGAAGGCCTGATGGACCGTGTGAAAAAAGACGAAATGGAAGATATGATCGACTTGCTTTAA